DNA sequence from the Procambarus clarkii isolate CNS0578487 chromosome 9, FALCON_Pclarkii_2.0, whole genome shotgun sequence genome:
tgctcgtccAAGCTCCAGCTGACTCACCCATCAGGCTATGATCGTCCAAGCTCCAGCAGACCCACCCATCAGGCTATGATCGTCCAAGCTCCAGCAGACCCacccatcaggctatgctcgtccAAGCTCCAGCAGACCCacccatcaggctatgctcgtccAAGCTCCAGCAGACCCacccatcaggctatgctcgtccAAGCTCCAGCAGACTCacccatcaggctatgctcgtccAAGCTCCAGCAGACTCacccatcaggctatgctcgtccAAGCAGACTCacccatcaggctatgctcgtccAAGCAGACTCacccatcaggctatgctcgtccAAGCAGACTCacccatcaggctatgctcgtccAAGCAGACTCacccatcaggctatgctcgtccAAGCAGCCTCacccatcaggctatgctcgtccAAGCAGACTCacccatcaggctatgctcgtccAAGCAGACTCacccatcaggctatgctcgtccAAGCAGACTCacccatcaggctatgctcgtccAAGCAGACTCacccatcaggctatgctcgtccAAGCAGACTCacccatcaggctatgctcgtccAAGCAGACTCacccatcaggctatgctcgtccAAGCAGCCTCacccatcaggctatgctcgtccAAGCAGACTCacccatcaggctatgctcgtccAAGCAGACTCacccatcaggctatgctcgtccAAGCAGACTCacccatcaggctatgctcgtccAAGCAGACTCacccatcaggctatgctcgtccAACCTCCAGCAGCCCCAAAAAACACATTCGTAAATTTTAACCTACTGTATAACCCAAAACGATGGGATATTTTTTACGAATATAATAACATGTGCATAAATTTACGCTTCTAAAAAATAAATCGGTTGTGCGCCAGTGCACTCGAGTACATGGTGATGACTTACACTGATGAGGAGGAATCTTAAGATAGAAGTAATATACCATCCTGAAGAAGTCATATACCATCGTGAAGAAGTAATTTACCATCCTGAAGAAGTAATTTACCATCCTGAAGAAGCAATATACCATCGTGAAGAAGTAATTTACCATCCTGAAGAAGTAATTTACCATCCTGAAGAAGCAATATACCATCCTGAAGAAGCAATATACCATCCTGAAGAAGCAATATACCAACCTGAAGATGCAATATACCATCCTGAAGAAGTAATATACCATCCTGAAGAAGTAATATACCATCCTGAAGAAGTAATTTACCATCCTGAAGAAGCAATATACCATCGTGAAGAAGTAATTTACCATCCTGAAGAAGTAATTTACCATCCTGAAGAAGTAATATACCATCCTGAAGAAGTAATTTACCATCCTGAAGAAGCAATATACCATCCTGAAGAAGTAATTTACCATCCTGAAGAAGTAATTTACCATCCTGAAGAAGCAATATACCATCCTGAAGAAGTCATATACCATCGTGAAGAAGTAATATACCATCCTGAAGAAGCATTATACCATCCTGAAGAAGCAATATACCATCCTGAAGAAGTCATATACCATCGTGAAGAAGTAATATACCATCCTGAAGAAGCAATATACCATCCTGAAGAAGCAATATACCATCCTGAAGAAGTAATATACCATCCTGAAGAAGCATTATACCATCCTGAAGAAGTAATATACCATCCTGAAGAAGTCATATACCATCGTGAAGAAGTAATATACCATCCTGAAGAAGCAATATACCATCCTGAAGAAGCAATATACCATCCTGAAGAAGTAATATACCATCCTGAAGAAGCAATATACCATCCTGAAGAAGCAATATACCATCCTGAAGAAGCAATATACCATCCTGAAGTAGTAATATACCATCCTGAAGAAGCAATATACCATCCTGAAGAAGCAATATACCATCCTGAAGAAGCAATATACCATCCTGAAGTAGTAATATACCATCCTGAGAAGCTATAAACCTTCTTATCTCGTTCGGTCTGTGATTCTGACCACAGAATCTGCTCTTAAAATGAGTTGACTTGTCAATACTCCTCGGCTCCACCACTAAGAGTGGGTATATTTGCCTTCTGCTTCGGGAACCATGACAAATGTTTATTGTATGTGCTCACAAAGCTCTCTTAGATATACTCTTGCTCATAGAAGGTCTTATAGACATTCAGAGTATAGGTTTAAAGATCCCACGGTGAATATATAGTCACTGTAGATTTTGGATTTGCCAATTTCAGATTTAAAGTGTAACGTTGGAAACTTTAggattcgttttttttttttttttgtaaattgaaGTCGATGACATAAATTTTCTACGTACACATGAAAGTATACGGTCATCTTGGGCATGTTGCAATGGCCGGCTTGTGGCTCCTATATAAAATATTGTTCAGGTATAAAACAATAAGTTCATGTTCATGGACTTCTGCGGCGTTGAGACCTTAaccctttctccctctccctctctctctctctctctctctctctctctctctctctctctctctctctctctctctctctctctctctctctctctctctctctctctctctaacgatTTGGAATATTTTTTCATTGTCATCGCTAATCCTTTCGTATTGTCATTATGTCTTCTGTAAGAAGAGGAATATTTGGCTGGTTAGAGAgatggaggagagaggggggagtcttgttggtgggagggagtgagggagagtcgcCGTTCTCCTTCTCTAAGTAAACATGTCTCAGCCATCCATCTTTGCTCTTCAATAATAAGCAGGACGCTGTTGCCAACATCAATCTTACGTCTTACCAGCTGTTAGAGCCCCTTGTCGACTTACCAGCTGTTAGAGCCCTTGTCGACTTACCCGCTCTTAGAGCCCTTGTCGACTTACCCGCTCTTAGAGCCCTTGTCGACTTATCCGCTCTTAGAGCCCTTGTCGACTTACCCTCTCTTAGAGCCCCTTGTCGACTTACCCGCTCTTAGAGCCCTTTGTCGAATTACCCGCTCTTAGAGCCCTTTGTCAACTTACCAGCTGTTAGAGCCCTTGTCGACTGACCAGCTGTTAGAGCCCCTTGTCAACTTACCCGCTCTTAGAGCCCCTTGTCGACTTACCCGCTCTTAGACCCCTTGTCGACTTACCCGCTCTTAGAGCCCTTGTCGACTTACCCGCTCTTAGAGCCCTTGTCGACTTACCTGCTGTTAGAGCCCCTTGTCGACTTACCAGCTGTTAGAGCCCTTGTCGACTTACCCGCTCTTAGAGCCCTTGTCGACTTACCTGCTGTTAGAGCCCCTTGTCGACTTACCAGCTGTTAGAGCCCTTGTCGACTTACCCGCGGTAAAGATCTTGACAAACACCTTAAGATGGCTTCTCATGGATAATTTGTGAATGCTGATCTTTTCTTTATTTTTTGGTCTCTAGTTTCCAAACAAGAATGCTACGAGGATCGTAAAGATTTAGGAATTTGTGGAAAAGGTTTTATGATTTAACTCAGTTGTAATTTGAGTTTTGCAATGTTTTTTTCAGTTTGTGAGCGTGAAAGACAGGTTAAATATATTTCATTATTTCTGTGGCAGTAATTGAGTGTTTCAAGGGCCGACGTGGTGCGACGATTTTAGGGAAACTCAAGGAAGATTTAAGATTTATGTTATATGTCTATAATGTACTTGGCTGTGTGTTTTCCTCAAGTTTTTCTTATATAGCGATTAGATGACAGAGGTTACTGGAGGCGTGAATTGAAAATGAAAAGATGAAAATGATAAAACAAACTGTGGAAAGTattttggctcatacgaggcgccTCCTGTttacatccacccaaactcaagtatatatatatataatatatatatatatatattttctcacgTCTGTTATTTTCCCGGTAATCTGTTCCATAAATCAAGAACCTGTTTCCAAATCATTATTTACTGATAGTTCGTTGTTgatgctgtttttattgcctgtTGGTTTGTGTTCCTCTGGGGTTTCaaccctcgtcctcctccccccccctccctttgcaTGCATGCATTTTTCTGTGTTCAGtcctttgttttaaattctttccCCCACCCTGTATCTCTGGTCTATTCCTGTATATTTCTCTTCTTCTCTTTTCTTTACTCTTTTGCCTTTACTCCTATCTTATCTCTTTCtcacttcctctccctctctatatCAATTCCTTTCTCGCTTCAGCTGTTTCTTACTGTCCACCTGTCTCTACTTTCGTCACTCTCCCTTCTTCCTCTCCTTCCCACATTTTCCATTTACCTCTCCCTCTTCTTCTGTCTCTCTTactttttctctccctccctccctctctctctctctctctctctctctctctctctctctctctctctctctctctctctctctctctctctctctctctctctctctctctctctctcctacatttcCCTCTTCCTTCGCTACCACCCGTCAAACATGGCCTTCCTCTCCCCACATATGGAACTTCTCCACTGGCGCAACAAACAGACAAAACTGCCAGATTTTCGCTTCGTCTAATGGGTGCCGATACCCAGGTCTTTAATGGAAAACCAATGTTGGCAAAGCTGGATACGTGG
Encoded proteins:
- the LOC138362838 gene encoding golgin subfamily A member 6-like protein 26; this translates as MRRNLKIEVIYHPEEVIYHREEVIYHPEEVIYHPEEAIYHREEVIYHPEEVIYHPEEAIYHPEEAIYHPEEAIYQPEDAIYHPEEVIYHPEEVIYHPEEVIYHPEEAIYHREEVIYHPEEVIYHPEEVIYHPEEVIYHPEEAIYHPEEVIYHPEEVIYHPEEAIYHPEEVIYHREEVIYHPEEALYHPEEAIYHPEEVIYHREEVIYHPEEAIYHPEEAIYHPEEVIYHPEEALYHPEEVIYHPEEVIYHREEVIYHPEEAIYHPEEAIYHPEEVIYHPEEAIYHPEEAIYHPEEAIYHPEVVIYHPEEAIYHPEEAIYHPEEAIYHPEVVIYHPEKL